The proteins below come from a single Agromyces flavus genomic window:
- a CDS encoding methyltransferase family protein, whose amino-acid sequence MTRPAAAPGDRSGMRDAPAYRIWPPLALGVPLIAGFVLTAVVGDPVALPPAPTRTVAIVLIVAFAAWNGWAIWLMGRHRTALLPGGATSTILDRGPFRVSRNPLYLGLIALYVALALLWPSFWALVLVPVGVAGVWWGAVVPEEKYLRAKFGPEYDAYCARVRRWL is encoded by the coding sequence ATGACTCGACCCGCCGCGGCGCCCGGCGACCGCTCTGGGATGCGCGACGCGCCCGCGTATCGGATCTGGCCGCCGTTGGCACTCGGCGTGCCCCTGATCGCGGGGTTCGTCCTCACCGCCGTCGTCGGCGACCCGGTCGCGCTGCCGCCCGCTCCCACGCGAACCGTCGCGATCGTCCTCATCGTCGCGTTCGCCGCCTGGAACGGCTGGGCGATCTGGTTGATGGGCCGTCACCGGACCGCCCTGCTGCCGGGTGGTGCGACGAGCACGATCCTCGACCGCGGGCCCTTCCGGGTCAGCCGCAATCCGCTCTACCTGGGGCTGATCGCACTGTACGTCGCGCTGGCACTGCTGTGGCCGTCGTTCTGGGCGCTCGTGCTCGTACCGGTCGGCGTCGCCGGCGTGTGGTGGGGTGCCGTCGTTCCCGAGGAGAAGTACCTGCGGGCCAAGTTCGGGCCCGAGTACGACGCGTACTGCGCACGGGTGCGCCGCTGGCTCTGA
- a CDS encoding glycosyltransferase — MTMTDDGVISASGQPGGPTLVDAVLSWFEQILSTIDWAAIEDFFGAISPYFPVAIAGTIVWGLWVYRFVLSRRARPIVTDHRASTSVVVPSFHEDPGILMECLDSWRAQSPDEIIVVLDVADLEAYDRIVALGDDRVRPILFHHVGKRSALGAGIRLAKYELLVLTDSDTRWQPGLLRNVQMPFADPDVGGVGTHQNVYQRETSVWRRIADWLVNLRYYDYVPAMGRAGAVPCLSGRTAVYRRIAVLPVLEQLENEFFLGRRCIAGDDGRLTWLVIASGWKTVHQSSARALSMFPDTMRAFVKQRVRWSRNSYRCYLTAVGKGWLWRVPFVTQVTVLQILLTPVTMGMTLFYLLFARLEPTALGVTAAAAWLLLGRGIRGFSHLRRNPRDLLILPLLALTVIFIALPIKLLAFVTMNKQGWLTRRAGQVGGDGQASDSLDASPETSVDEPRVREEVAA, encoded by the coding sequence ATGACCATGACCGACGACGGCGTCATCTCGGCGTCCGGTCAACCCGGCGGCCCAACTCTCGTCGATGCCGTGCTCAGCTGGTTCGAGCAGATTCTGTCGACGATCGACTGGGCCGCCATCGAGGATTTCTTCGGTGCCATCTCGCCCTACTTCCCGGTGGCCATCGCCGGCACGATCGTGTGGGGCCTCTGGGTCTACCGGTTCGTGCTCTCGCGTCGGGCACGCCCGATCGTCACCGATCACCGTGCGAGCACTTCAGTGGTCGTGCCGTCGTTCCACGAGGATCCCGGCATCCTGATGGAATGCCTCGATTCCTGGCGGGCGCAGAGCCCGGACGAGATCATCGTCGTGCTCGATGTGGCCGATCTCGAGGCGTACGACCGCATCGTCGCCCTCGGTGACGATCGGGTGCGGCCGATCCTCTTCCATCACGTCGGCAAGCGCTCGGCGCTCGGGGCGGGGATCCGCCTCGCCAAGTACGAATTGCTCGTCCTGACCGACTCCGACACCCGTTGGCAGCCCGGCCTCCTCCGCAACGTGCAGATGCCCTTCGCCGACCCGGATGTCGGCGGTGTGGGCACCCACCAGAACGTCTACCAGCGGGAGACCAGCGTGTGGCGTCGCATCGCCGACTGGCTCGTGAACCTTCGATACTACGACTACGTGCCGGCGATGGGTCGGGCGGGCGCCGTCCCGTGTCTCTCCGGCCGGACCGCCGTATACCGGCGCATCGCGGTGCTGCCTGTGCTCGAACAGCTCGAGAACGAGTTCTTCCTCGGCCGCCGGTGCATCGCCGGCGACGACGGCCGCCTGACGTGGCTGGTCATCGCGTCCGGATGGAAGACCGTGCACCAGTCCAGCGCGCGGGCGCTGTCGATGTTCCCCGACACGATGCGAGCGTTCGTCAAGCAGCGCGTGCGCTGGAGCCGAAACTCGTACCGGTGCTACCTGACCGCGGTCGGCAAGGGCTGGCTGTGGCGGGTCCCGTTCGTCACGCAGGTGACCGTGCTGCAGATCCTCCTCACCCCGGTGACGATGGGCATGACGCTGTTCTACCTGCTGTTCGCCCGCCTCGAGCCGACCGCACTCGGCGTGACCGCGGCGGCCGCATGGCTGCTGCTGGGTCGCGGCATCCGAGGGTTCTCGCACCTTCGCCGCAACCCGCGGGACCTGCTGATCCTCCCGCTTCTGGCGCTCACGGTGATCTTCATCGCGCTGCCAATCAAGCTGCTCGCCTTCGTCACGATGAACAAGCAGGGATGGCTCACCCGGCGTGCCGGTCAGGTCGGCGGTGACGGGCAGGCGTCCGACTCCCTGGACGCCTCGCCCGAGACATCCGTCGACGAACCACGCGTACGAGAGGAGGTCGCCGCATGA
- a CDS encoding right-handed parallel beta-helix repeat-containing protein — protein sequence MSALRRFLATIALGVLIMAVAVAAGILANPDGGGGGSVGGYGVASDDAVQGRAYPGNAEQEAALVAAERGRLDLVSQVAATAPSRMEWLTGPYRVPTGPVPTLVLPARETPYSLAELEELAPESVTTQGDGSILIQENIVALAGAALDLTTDAALRMRSGADGFASIVTLGGGVTAHGTSDAPLAVTSFDSATGRTDVDTSDGRAYFRVVGGTVDLQHASFEDLGFWSGDTGGLALTGTDSPALSAPTETDGSTSETPTLSAPDVNALTAGRERPGAVSGTIADVTSKGNAFGMFVSWAAELGITGLRVHDSLVDGIVLNRSVTATTIDSSESVGNAVDGIVIERSSSGITMTGVNASQNGRNGLSIDARPLALGPSPLGSPAVEYGDVHLDSGIIADNAGYGVRVDGGSGISVTDSEVTGSVVGIAVDHSTSGVEIAANRFADQSRQALTLSGGVDATVHDNHISTVDTGVRIHNASAVVEDNEFAGITNHAVTLVGKATGVRVTGNTFAGNGAAPFYDDAAGGYFARNDVEGWEQRVTATSVVRMIAQPLTIVWAALGVLLLLTAVAGYRHHRGRAEREAERRPLTELTPGIITAEELRGRT from the coding sequence ATGAGCGCGCTGCGCAGATTCCTCGCCACGATCGCCCTCGGCGTCCTGATCATGGCGGTCGCCGTGGCCGCAGGCATACTCGCCAACCCCGACGGTGGCGGAGGCGGCTCCGTCGGCGGCTATGGCGTCGCTTCCGACGACGCCGTGCAGGGCCGGGCGTATCCCGGCAACGCGGAGCAGGAGGCCGCGCTCGTCGCAGCGGAACGTGGTCGCCTCGACCTCGTGAGCCAAGTGGCGGCGACCGCGCCGTCGAGGATGGAATGGCTCACCGGGCCGTACCGGGTCCCCACCGGCCCGGTGCCCACCCTGGTTCTGCCGGCCCGTGAGACGCCCTACTCGCTTGCCGAGCTCGAGGAGCTCGCGCCCGAGAGCGTCACCACGCAAGGCGACGGCTCCATCCTGATCCAGGAGAACATCGTCGCGCTGGCAGGCGCCGCGCTCGACCTGACGACGGACGCGGCACTCCGCATGCGGAGTGGTGCCGATGGGTTCGCCTCGATCGTGACCCTCGGCGGTGGCGTCACCGCGCACGGGACGTCCGACGCACCGCTGGCCGTAACGAGCTTCGACTCGGCCACGGGACGCACGGACGTCGACACGTCCGACGGTCGCGCATACTTCCGCGTGGTCGGCGGCACGGTCGATCTGCAGCACGCGTCATTCGAGGATCTCGGGTTCTGGAGCGGCGACACCGGCGGTCTCGCCCTGACCGGGACGGACAGCCCCGCGCTCAGCGCCCCGACCGAAACCGACGGGAGCACGTCCGAAACGCCCACGCTCTCCGCCCCCGACGTCAACGCGCTCACCGCAGGACGCGAGCGCCCGGGCGCCGTCAGCGGAACGATCGCGGACGTGACCTCGAAGGGAAACGCCTTCGGGATGTTCGTGTCGTGGGCGGCCGAGCTGGGAATCACAGGCCTGCGTGTCCACGACAGCTTGGTGGACGGCATCGTATTGAACCGGTCCGTGACCGCCACGACCATCGACTCCTCCGAATCGGTCGGCAACGCCGTGGATGGCATCGTCATCGAGCGCTCGAGCTCGGGCATCACGATGACCGGCGTGAACGCATCCCAGAACGGTCGCAACGGACTGTCCATCGATGCCCGTCCGCTCGCCCTGGGTCCCAGCCCGCTCGGCTCACCGGCGGTCGAATACGGCGACGTCCACCTCGACAGCGGCATCATCGCCGACAACGCCGGGTACGGTGTCCGGGTCGACGGCGGAAGCGGTATCTCGGTGACTGACAGCGAGGTCACGGGCAGCGTGGTCGGCATCGCGGTGGATCACAGCACGTCCGGCGTGGAGATCGCGGCGAACCGCTTCGCGGATCAGTCCCGTCAGGCCCTCACGTTGAGTGGCGGAGTCGACGCCACCGTGCACGACAACCACATCTCGACCGTCGACACGGGCGTGCGAATCCACAATGCATCCGCCGTGGTCGAAGACAACGAGTTCGCCGGCATCACCAACCATGCGGTCACGCTTGTCGGCAAGGCCACGGGCGTGCGCGTCACCGGGAACACCTTCGCCGGAAACGGCGCCGCACCCTTCTACGACGACGCCGCGGGCGGGTACTTCGCCCGCAACGACGTCGAAGGCTGGGAGCAGCGCGTCACCGCCACGTCCGTGGTTCGCATGATCGCCCAACCGCTGACCATCGTCTGGGCCGCGCTCGGCGTGCTCCTCCTGCTGACCGCCGTTGCCGGCTACCGGCACCACCGCGGACGAGCCGAACGCGAGGCGGAACGTCGACCACTCACCGAACTCACCCCTGGAATCATCACCGCCGAGGAACTGAGAGGACGAACGTGA
- a CDS encoding right-handed parallel beta-helix repeat-containing protein — MNDAHTNLAQPRMAAAPGRGTIVAVVVVVLTVLVAGATAIGWAMTQRGGDGGTNSGGGSGDDAGASAGPPDGADCAEATVDVTDADELESALADAQPGDIIVLAPGQYEGNFVMSAEGESDAPITLCGSRESILDGGSTDDGYVVHLDGASHWVLQGFTVRNGQKGVMADGTTGTVIRDLAVSHIGDEAIHLRAASSDNQVLNNTVSDTGLRKPKFGEGIYIGTAESNWCDISGCEPDASDRNLVEGNAISATTSESVDIKEGTSDGVLRDNSFDGSELVEADSWVDVKGNGWQIEGNTGTASPADGFQTHEIVDGWGDHNVFRANSADLDSAGLGFSLKPERDNVLTCDNTVTGSEAELSNVECRDE, encoded by the coding sequence ATGAACGACGCCCACACCAACCTCGCCCAGCCGCGCATGGCGGCCGCGCCGGGCCGCGGAACGATCGTCGCGGTCGTGGTCGTCGTGCTCACGGTGCTCGTCGCCGGAGCGACCGCGATCGGATGGGCCATGACCCAGCGCGGGGGCGATGGCGGCACGAACTCGGGCGGGGGCTCTGGGGACGACGCGGGAGCCTCCGCCGGTCCGCCGGATGGAGCGGACTGCGCTGAGGCGACGGTCGACGTGACCGACGCCGACGAGCTCGAATCGGCGCTCGCGGATGCACAGCCCGGCGACATCATCGTGCTCGCGCCGGGGCAGTACGAGGGAAACTTCGTCATGTCGGCCGAGGGCGAGTCGGACGCGCCGATCACGCTCTGCGGATCTCGCGAGAGCATCCTTGATGGCGGGTCCACCGACGACGGCTACGTCGTCCACCTCGACGGCGCGAGTCACTGGGTGCTGCAGGGCTTCACGGTCCGGAACGGACAGAAGGGCGTGATGGCGGATGGCACGACCGGCACCGTCATCCGCGACCTCGCCGTCTCGCACATCGGTGACGAGGCTATCCACCTCCGGGCCGCAAGCAGCGATAACCAGGTGCTGAACAACACCGTCAGCGACACCGGCCTGCGCAAGCCGAAGTTCGGCGAGGGCATCTACATCGGCACGGCGGAATCGAACTGGTGCGACATCAGCGGCTGCGAGCCCGACGCCAGCGACCGCAACCTGGTCGAGGGCAACGCCATCTCGGCGACCACGTCGGAGAGCGTCGACATCAAGGAGGGCACCTCCGACGGCGTGCTTCGCGACAACTCGTTCGACGGCTCCGAGCTGGTCGAGGCCGACTCCTGGGTCGACGTAAAGGGCAACGGATGGCAGATCGAGGGCAACACCGGCACCGCCTCGCCCGCGGACGGCTTCCAGACCCACGAGATCGTCGACGGCTGGGGTGACCACAACGTCTTCCGTGCCAACTCCGCCGACCTGGACAGCGCGGGCCTCGGCTTCTCACTCAAGCCCGAGCGCGACAACGTGCTGACCTGCGACAACACCGTCACCGGATCGGAGGCCGAACTCAGCAACGTCGAGTGCCGCGACGAGTGA
- a CDS encoding UDP-glucose dehydrogenase family protein → MSTRYTDPVAHPIAEHPRITVVGVGYLGATHAVCMAALGFDVLGVDVDEDKVAELAAGRVPFFEPGLQEKLSEMLAEGRLSFTTDFDRAADFGDVHFVCVGTPQSDDSDAADLTFVESAFEALATRIRSKALLVGKSTVPIGTADRLTRMVAARSPIGADLELAWNPEFLREGFAVEDTLHPDRLVFGVASEWAERQLRAVYAPILEEDTPLVVADLPTAELVKVAANSFLATKISYINAMAEVCEATGADVDLLAEALSFDDRIGGRFLKPGLGFGGGCLPKDIRAFAHRADELGVGDAVAFLHEVDEINTRRRLRLVDLVRELAGGDLEGTRVAALGAAFKPNSDDVRDAPALDVARMLSLEGAEVVVYDPEANENAHRTYPDLDYVDSLEEAVTDAEVVALLTEWDEFGEADPFALGELVNTRRIVDGRHALDADKYRDAGWEYRALGQPAEPEVRVSLAR, encoded by the coding sequence ATGTCCACCCGATACACCGACCCCGTCGCCCATCCCATCGCCGAGCACCCGCGGATCACCGTCGTCGGCGTCGGCTACCTCGGCGCCACCCACGCCGTCTGCATGGCCGCGCTCGGCTTCGACGTCCTCGGCGTCGACGTCGACGAGGACAAGGTCGCCGAGCTCGCCGCCGGCCGCGTGCCGTTCTTCGAGCCGGGACTCCAGGAGAAGCTGTCCGAGATGCTCGCCGAAGGCCGGCTCTCGTTCACGACCGACTTCGATCGAGCCGCCGACTTCGGCGACGTGCACTTCGTGTGCGTCGGCACGCCGCAATCCGACGATTCGGACGCCGCCGACCTCACCTTCGTCGAGAGCGCGTTCGAGGCGCTCGCCACGCGCATCCGCAGCAAAGCGCTGCTCGTCGGCAAGTCCACCGTGCCCATCGGCACGGCCGACCGCCTCACGCGCATGGTGGCCGCGCGCTCGCCCATCGGCGCGGACCTCGAGCTGGCGTGGAACCCCGAGTTCCTCCGCGAGGGCTTCGCCGTCGAGGACACGCTGCACCCCGACCGGCTCGTGTTCGGCGTCGCGTCGGAGTGGGCCGAGCGCCAACTCCGTGCCGTGTACGCCCCGATCCTCGAGGAGGACACGCCGCTCGTCGTCGCCGACCTCCCGACGGCCGAGCTGGTCAAGGTCGCGGCCAACTCGTTCCTCGCGACGAAGATCTCGTACATCAACGCCATGGCCGAGGTCTGCGAGGCGACGGGTGCGGACGTCGACCTGCTCGCCGAGGCGCTCTCCTTCGACGACCGCATCGGCGGACGCTTCCTGAAGCCCGGCCTCGGGTTCGGCGGCGGATGCCTTCCGAAGGACATCCGCGCGTTCGCCCACCGTGCCGACGAGCTCGGTGTCGGCGATGCCGTGGCGTTCTTGCACGAAGTGGATGAGATCAACACGCGGCGCAGGCTGCGGCTCGTCGACCTGGTGCGCGAACTGGCCGGCGGCGACCTGGAGGGGACGCGTGTCGCCGCACTGGGCGCCGCGTTCAAGCCGAACTCCGATGACGTGCGCGACGCGCCTGCCCTCGACGTCGCCCGAATGCTCTCGCTCGAGGGCGCCGAGGTCGTGGTGTACGACCCCGAGGCCAACGAGAATGCACACCGCACCTATCCAGATCTCGACTACGTCGACTCGCTGGAGGAGGCGGTCACCGATGCCGAGGTGGTGGCCCTGCTCACCGAATGGGACGAGTTCGGTGAGGCGGACCCGTTCGCTTTGGGCGAACTGGTCAACACCCGTCGCATCGTCGACGGCCGTCACGCACTCGATGCAGACAAGTACCGGGACGCCGGGTGGGAGTACCGTGCGCTCGGTCAGCCGGCCGAGCCCGAGGTGAGGGTCTCGTTGGCTCGCTGA
- a CDS encoding glycosyltransferase: MSTARSAHCPRADLSATGADPKGPEMRIGIIAPPWIPIPPDAYGGIESFIDTLARALQEAGQDVVLAASDDSTSSVPRLDGFEPSDPETMGVTAHELRHLLRAFAGLKDVDVILDNTLAGPVLSKAETTVPVVTVAHGPLIPLEQELYLNASADVSFVAISHNQASLAGPVPITRVIHHGIRVGDVPIGPGGDAACFVGRMHASKGIPEAINAAEIAGIPLRIAAKMQEPAEEEYFEEVVRPRLGRNAEYLGELTAEEKYELMGNSCALLNPIQWDEPFGLVMIEALATGSPVVATPRGSVQEIVEEGRTGFVRSAPRELAEALSRAADLDRGACRQAAETRFSDTRMAAEYIDLFTELLRERRRLDRPYPDAAAVKGPARRPLLERDASAEPDPLPSS, from the coding sequence TTGAGCACAGCCCGATCCGCTCACTGCCCACGCGCGGATCTCTCGGCGACAGGGGCCGACCCGAAGGGGCCCGAAATGAGAATTGGCATCATCGCTCCGCCATGGATCCCGATCCCCCCGGACGCGTACGGCGGTATCGAGTCGTTCATCGACACGCTTGCCCGCGCCTTGCAGGAAGCCGGCCAGGACGTCGTGCTCGCGGCATCCGACGACAGCACCTCCTCCGTGCCACGACTCGACGGGTTCGAGCCGTCCGACCCCGAGACCATGGGCGTCACCGCGCACGAGCTCCGGCACCTGTTGCGGGCGTTCGCCGGCCTGAAGGACGTGGACGTGATCCTCGACAACACGCTCGCGGGTCCGGTCCTGTCGAAGGCCGAGACCACGGTGCCGGTGGTCACGGTCGCGCACGGCCCGCTGATCCCGCTCGAGCAGGAGCTCTACCTCAACGCCAGTGCGGATGTGTCGTTCGTCGCGATCTCGCACAACCAGGCCTCTCTTGCGGGGCCGGTGCCCATCACCCGCGTCATCCATCACGGAATCCGGGTCGGTGACGTGCCGATCGGACCGGGCGGCGACGCCGCCTGCTTCGTCGGCCGGATGCACGCGTCGAAGGGGATTCCCGAGGCGATCAACGCCGCGGAGATCGCCGGAATCCCGCTTCGGATCGCGGCGAAGATGCAGGAGCCGGCCGAGGAGGAGTACTTCGAGGAGGTCGTTCGGCCGCGACTGGGCAGGAACGCCGAATATCTCGGCGAGCTGACCGCCGAGGAGAAGTACGAGCTCATGGGCAACTCGTGCGCGCTGCTGAACCCGATCCAATGGGACGAGCCGTTCGGCCTCGTGATGATCGAGGCCCTGGCGACCGGTTCACCCGTGGTGGCGACGCCGCGCGGGTCGGTGCAGGAGATCGTCGAAGAAGGTCGCACCGGGTTCGTCCGGTCCGCCCCAAGGGAATTGGCCGAGGCGCTCTCGCGAGCCGCCGACCTGGACCGGGGCGCGTGCCGACAGGCCGCAGAGACGCGGTTCTCCGACACCAGAATGGCGGCGGAGTACATCGACCTGTTCACCGAACTCCTTCGGGAGCGGCGCCGCCTCGATCGACCATACCCCGACGCCGCCGCAGTCAAGGGGCCCGCACGTCGTCCCCTTCTTGAGCGGGACGCTTCGGCCGAGCCTGATCCCCTACCGAGCTCGTGA
- a CDS encoding PRC-barrel domain-containing protein, with product MSSTWDAWTYRTSAARSAQSADVVGYEVHATDGHIGKVDRASYDVGASRIVVDTGPWIFGRKVLLPAGTIDRVDDADRKVYVDLTKDQIKNSPELDEGATWDDPEYRERVGGYYSGLYR from the coding sequence ATGAGCTCCACATGGGATGCCTGGACGTACCGCACATCCGCGGCGCGCTCGGCGCAGAGCGCGGACGTCGTGGGGTACGAGGTACATGCGACCGACGGTCACATCGGGAAAGTGGACCGGGCGAGTTACGACGTCGGCGCGAGCCGGATCGTCGTCGACACGGGCCCGTGGATCTTCGGTCGCAAGGTCCTGCTTCCGGCAGGCACGATCGACCGCGTCGACGATGCCGACCGGAAGGTCTACGTGGACCTGACGAAGGATCAGATCAAGAACTCGCCCGAACTCGACGAGGGCGCGACGTGGGATGACCCCGAATATCGCGAGCGGGTCGGCGGCTACTACAGCGGCCTCTACCGTTAG
- a CDS encoding fatty acid desaturase family protein, giving the protein MTSDISPVRRTHKPSSVPAESSTSSFTDLARIIKGAGLMHRRYGYYWTKLISVPLAYAAAIALFIWIGDTWWQMLSAVGFAVLFTQTAFLGHDAAHRQIFRSGKWNDWTSLILGGFVGMSYGWWQHKHTRHHANPNQIDVDPDIDLPVVVFTPEQAERDRAAILRWVIGHQGYFFFPILLLEGLSLHASSVHRVFARATLPHRSVEIAFLAVRIIGFLALVFLVLSPDKAVVFLAVQLGLFGFYMGMAFAPNHKGMPLVPKGVKLDFLRRQVLMSRNIRGNRVIDVVMGGLNYQIEHHLFPSMPRPHLRRAAPIIEAYCHDHEVPYTRTTLLRSYVIVFRYINRVGLGERDPFECPLVMQRTSI; this is encoded by the coding sequence ATGACCTCCGACATCTCCCCAGTCCGCAGGACGCACAAGCCGTCGAGCGTGCCCGCGGAGTCATCCACCAGCTCGTTCACCGATCTGGCTCGCATCATCAAAGGTGCCGGCCTGATGCACCGACGATACGGCTACTACTGGACAAAACTGATCAGCGTGCCACTCGCCTATGCGGCCGCTATCGCACTGTTCATCTGGATCGGCGACACCTGGTGGCAGATGCTGAGCGCCGTCGGCTTCGCCGTTCTGTTCACGCAAACCGCGTTCCTCGGCCATGACGCCGCGCACCGGCAGATCTTCCGATCCGGCAAGTGGAACGACTGGACCAGCCTCATCCTCGGCGGGTTCGTCGGCATGAGCTACGGGTGGTGGCAGCACAAGCACACCCGGCACCATGCGAACCCCAACCAGATCGACGTGGATCCCGACATCGACCTGCCCGTGGTCGTGTTCACGCCGGAGCAGGCCGAACGCGACCGGGCGGCGATCCTCCGCTGGGTCATCGGGCACCAGGGCTACTTCTTCTTCCCGATCCTGCTGCTCGAGGGACTCTCGCTGCACGCGTCGAGCGTGCACCGGGTGTTCGCCAGAGCCACTCTCCCGCACCGTTCGGTGGAGATCGCGTTCCTCGCCGTACGCATCATCGGCTTCCTGGCGCTCGTGTTCCTCGTCCTGTCGCCGGACAAGGCGGTGGTGTTCCTGGCGGTCCAGCTCGGCCTGTTCGGCTTCTACATGGGCATGGCCTTCGCGCCGAACCACAAGGGGATGCCGCTCGTGCCGAAGGGCGTGAAGCTCGACTTCCTCCGGCGGCAGGTGCTCATGAGCCGCAACATCCGCGGCAACCGCGTGATCGACGTCGTCATGGGCGGGCTCAACTACCAGATCGAGCACCATCTCTTCCCATCGATGCCGCGTCCGCATCTCCGACGCGCGGCGCCGATCATCGAGGCGTACTGCCACGACCACGAGGTCCCGTACACCCGAACCACGCTGTTGCGCTCGTACGTGATCGTCTTCCGGTACATCAACCGGGTCGGCCTCGGCGAACGCGACCCCTTCGAGTGCCCGCTCGTGATGCAGCGCACCAGCATCTAG